One segment of Chelmon rostratus isolate fCheRos1 chromosome 17, fCheRos1.pri, whole genome shotgun sequence DNA contains the following:
- the odad4 gene encoding outer dynein arm-docking complex subunit 4 gives MSDTDNDKEGQKSKGVFSTLTAKGDWLYLKGEYKKAIESYTTALTLRRDDKTCFVGRSKCYLKMGQCEKALKDAESSLKEDRTFFEGLYQKAEALYYMGEFEFALVFYHRGQKLRPQIQEFRLGIQKAQEAIENSVGNPSSVKLKIKGDLSFLQKEEERAQPITAIQHLKAEKKQQAQKTPKNEKITKKLLGEFYSDKKYLENLLKDEDLVKGKTKYGERLQDVIQGCLTYLDTCTEFWNQEKPICEREREHKLMQQKCSKPHHSAPSEPAHFLLKSLEDIDAELTSGNAEDSLKKAEEVMKIVQRWSEKEVPDKKEVLGSLHSCIGNALIDLGDMDKALGHHQKDLELAKQCKLPDAMSRALDNIGRVYAQTGQFSQAIEFWEKKIPLVRGGLEKTWLFHEIGWCYLELSRHEEARYYGVRSLAAADEITDEKWQINASVLVAQSELKLGKFESCVSHFERALTHARLQEDDAAVNAIQKALDEAKQQLPQ, from the exons ATGTCAGACACAGACAACGATAAGGAAGGTCAAAAGTCAAAGGGTGTATTCTCCACTTTAACGGCCAAAGGAGACTGGCTGTACCTCAAAGGGGAGTATAAAAAGGCGATAGAGAGCTACACAACG GCACTGACTTTAAGGCGTGATGATAAGACCTGCTTTGTTGGCCGATCCAAGTGCTACCTGAAGATGGGGCAATGTGAAAAGGCTTTAAAAGATGCAGAGTCTTCACTGAAGGAAGACAGGACATTTTTCGAG GGATTGTACCAGAAGGCAGAGGCATTGTACTACATGGGAGAATTTGAATTTGCGCTGGTGTTTTatcacagaggacagaaacTACGTCCACAAATACAGGAGTTTCGACTCGGCATCCAGAAAGCGCAGGAGGCCATAGAAAACTCTGTTGGCA ACCCTTCCTCTGTAAAACTGAAGATTAAAGGAGACCTATCATTTCTccaaaaagaggaggag AGGGCACAGCCAATTACTGCTATCCAGCATCTGaaggcagagaaaaaacaacaggccCAGAAGACCCCTAAAAATGAGAAGATAACCAAAAAACTGCTGGGAGAGTTTTACAGTGACAAGAAATATCTAGAAAACCTGCTTAAAGATGAAG ACTTGGTAAAAGGGAAGACGAAATATGGGGAGCGACTGCAGGACGTCATTCAGGGATGCCTCACATACCTTGACACTTGCACCGAGTTCTGGAACCAGGAGAAACCCATCTGTGAACGGGAAAGGGAGCATAAGCTCATGCAGCAAAAATGTAGCAAGCCTCATCATAGCGCACCCTCTGAGCCTGCTCATTTTCTGCTGAAGAGCCTGGAGGACATTGATGCAG aGTTGACATCTGGAAATGCAGAGGATAGTCTCAAGAAGGCGGAAGAAGTCATGAAGATAGTGCAGCGGTGGTCAGAGAAAGAGGTTCCTGATAAGAAAGAGGTTTTGGGCAGCCTGCACAGTTGTATTGGGAATGCCTTGATTGACCTTGGAGACATGGACAAAGCATTAGGCCATCATCAAAAAGACTTGGAGTTGGCTAAACAGTG CAAACTCCCAGATGCAATGTCCAGGGCTCTGGACAACATTGGGCGGGTTTATGCCCAAACTGGACAGTTCTCACAGGCCATTGAGTT CTGGGAGAAGAAGATACCCTTGGTCCGTGGTGGGCTGGAGAAGACCTGGTTGTTTCATGAGATTGGTTGGTGTTACCTGGAACTTAGTCGCCACGAGGAAGCCCGATACTATGGCGTCCGTTCACTTGCTGCGGCTGATGAAATTACTGATGAGAAATGGCAGATTAATGCCAGTGTTTTGGTGGCACAGTCAGAAT TGAAACTTGGAAAGTTTGAATCTTGTGTCTCCCACTTTGAGAGAGCCTTGACCCATGCCAGACTGCAAGAAGACGACGCTGCTGTTAATGCCATTCAGAAG GCTCTTGATGAAGCAAAGCAACAGCTGCCACAGTGA
- the LOC121620661 gene encoding 2',3'-cyclic-nucleotide 3'-phosphodiesterase, giving the protein MDTEKSSEVLDASETPQPEEAVMEKEVVSKLETPEESTEPEKQPAADEETEQMAVNGHDTEAVNSKETEELIVTETVKLSEEKTEMEIEDSLPTEKSEMGSVPDVVSPPEPDESSEKMSDPVAALDTVPENIQPEQQPVPENDPEPLPVQTPLAESAPEPEPEKLAESVAEAKLPEQTLPEPMMQQPVDTQPPCQNEKETERVATETGPQATMDTGAEEVPKEGANENDVAAEGGDEKPADTEKPAGTVLVSEVSQKKPTEAVTLKEEASAETENVKPAEDKKEVEPEKSVEPDTAKGAEAAPEGEGVKSENNDAKLPEEEDTAPASGSLAFAFLEQEQTKDALRTSRTLLVLRGLPGSGKSFLARAIADAYKEHCSVICADDHGVKPENPEASVDGYKALDEAVVACCSAGMASSLLIVVDDTNHTQDRLARLGEIAEQHHLVALFMEPRTEWSRDVAQLTKKTKRGLEGTQLEAMRGPLEEMSLPLYFGWFLLSSVQDKVRCTSMDFLKTLDTLEAFKKHLIDFTGKPEKEVDLEQYFQAKGTLHCTTKFCNYGKAEGAKEYAQNSAVKDFYGSVFELSLTALFVTPRTVGAKVSLTEEQLLLWPADAEKVAESAASLPLGSRAHVTLGCAEGVEPVQTGLDLLDILALQQEGQQGELVEEMELGSLTYYGEGRWLLSLREPICSPACFSSFYGQKELEPTKKEPEKKKKQKCTIL; this is encoded by the exons ATGGATACTGAAAAGAGCAGCGAGGTTTTAGATGCGTCAGAGACTCCACAGCCTGAGGAGGCTGTAATGGAAAAAGAGGTCGTGTCAAAATTGGAGACACCGGAGGAATCCACAGAGCCTGAGAAGCAaccagctgctgatgaagagaCTGAGCAGATGGCTGTGAATGGCCATGACACAGAAGCCGTAAACTCGAAAGAAACAGAAGAGTTGATTGTGACGGAAACGGTGAAGCTGtctgaggaaaaaacagaaatggagaTTGAGGATAGCTTGCCcacagaaaaatctgaaatggGGTCAGTGCCTGATGTGGTGTCACCACCAGAACCAGATGAGTCATCTGAAAAGATGTCTGACCCAGTTGCAGCTTTAGACACAGTACCAGAAAACATCCAGCCTGAACAACAGCCTGTGCCAGAGAATGACCCAGAACCTTTGCCTGTGCAAACACCTCTGGCAGAGAGCGCCCCTGAACCAGAGCCAGAGAAATTGGCAGAATCAGTTGCAGAAGCTAAATTACCAGAGCAAACATTACCTGAACCCATGATGCAGCAGCCAGTGGATACACAACCACCCTGCCAGAAcgagaaagagacagagcgagTGGCGACTGAGACAGGACCACAGGCTACAATGGATACTGGGGCTGAAGAAGTTCCCAAAGAGGGGGCGAACGAGAATGACGTTGCAGCAGAGGGGGGAGACGAAaaaccagcagacacagaaaaaccGGCAGGAACTGTGTTGGTGTCAGAGGTTTCCCAGAAAAAGCCAACAGAAGCCGTTACATTAAAGGAGGAGGCatcagctgaaactgaaaatgtgaaacctGCAGAAGACAAGAAGGAAGTTGAACCAGAAAAGTCAGTTGAGCCTGATACTGCGAAGGGAGCTGAGGCAGCACCagaaggtgaaggtgtaaaatcTGAGAACAATGATGCCAAGCttccagaggaagaggacacgGCCCCCGCATCTGGCTCCCTGGCCTTTGCATTCCTGGAGCAAGAGCAGACCAAAGATGCCCTGCGAACCTCTCGCACCCTTCTTGTCCTCAGGGGCCTTCCAGGAAGCGGTAAAAGCTTCTTGGCGCGTGCCATAGCCGACGCCTACAAAGAGCACTGCTCCGTCATCTGTGCCGATGACCATGGCGTAAAGCCAGAGAATCCAGAAGCGTCTGTGGATGGATACAAGGCTCTGGACGAGGCCGTGGTTGCCTGCTGCAGTGCAGGAATGGCGTCCTCCCTGCTGATCGTGGTGGACGACACCAACCACACCCAGGATCGGCTGGCCCGCCTGGGGGAGATTGCCGAGCAACACCACCTTGTTGCTCTCTTTATGGAGCCACGTACTGAATGGAGCAGAGATGTGGCACAGCTGACCAAGAAGACTAAGCGTGGACTGGAGGGGACTCAACTGGAAGCCATGAGAGGTCCACTGGAGGAAATGTCCCTTCCTCTTTACTTTGGGtggtttcttctctcctccgtCCAGGACAAAGTCAGGTGCACATCAATGGACTTCCTGAAAACGCTGGACACCTTGGAGGCCTTCAAGAAACACTTGATTGACT TCACTGGGAAACCTGAGAAGGAGGTGGATTTGGAGCAATACTTTCAAGCCAAAGGGACCCTCCATTGCACTACAAAATTCTGTAACTATGGAAAAGCAGAGGGGGCCAAAGAGTATGCACAGAATTCA GCTGTTAAAGATTTCTATGGATCTGTGTTCGAGCTGTCGTTGACCGCTCTCTTTGTCACTCCCCGCACTGTTGGTGCCAAAGTGTCCCTCACCGAGGAGCAGCTTTTGCTGTGGCCAGCCGATGCAGAGAAGGTGGCAGAGTCTGCCGCCTCCCTGCCTCTGGGAAGCCGCGCCCACGTTACTCTAGGCTGTGCGGAGGGTGTTGAGCCAGTTCAAACAGGCCTGGATCTGCTCGATATCCTGGCCCTGCAGCAGGAaggccagcagggggagctggtggaggagatggagctcGGCTCGCTGACCTATTATGGCGAAGGAAGGTGGCTGCTCAGTCTCAGAGAGCCCATCTGCTCCCCAGCCTGCTTCTCCAGCTTCTACGGGCAGAAGGAGCTCGAGCCGACCAAAAAAGAACccgagaagaaaaagaagcagaagtgCACCATACTGTAA